One segment of Moritella sp. F3 DNA contains the following:
- the cadC gene encoding lysine decarboxylation/transport transcriptional activator CadC, with the protein MNGLCFQISNWILIVEENKLCRQGREVTVEPRLVNLLSFLAQSPSEVFGREELIEHIWDGAIVSDQVVTQSIFELRKILKDGRVDCERFIATVPKRGYRLVADTVELTCDDARKLITESKNADEIVDDEKTTDIDTELDYEQAITVFPAGPLTRAVTHISKHAAAEEAKSDTKLTFLQRYKLQLFDSFLLSVLICIIVLCTYVQAKPEITRSLDTQVIEFSYCASQKSDKTSEYLADGISQKLMNDVLTLSNYRVQLKKTDFTTGILPGKLVSVRIDKQLGLSYLDINYRNNASNRIIFSKQYLISGDEMYDSLQKASSDLMVALRINPTPKQLDYVMKDLPEDQDLLTKLIIANHYTNQVDPKLFMQGIDLFEDILSVEPTNGLVLAERYIAYNVLSSLSLSDEFVNEIKRSSADLLENNSYEGNKVLAAREYEALALQALLQGHELKANNLITLAGKSRRSSIYYIIVGKLAELTGNLDSAGDAYTQAFYIDTSIETYQLSSNLAFHSNLERMAIFMYRAMNSRAIKLV; encoded by the coding sequence ATGAATGGTTTATGTTTTCAAATCAGTAATTGGATATTGATTGTTGAAGAAAATAAACTGTGCCGACAAGGAAGAGAAGTAACAGTTGAACCCCGTTTGGTTAATTTATTATCCTTTTTAGCACAGTCACCGAGTGAAGTCTTTGGACGTGAAGAGTTGATTGAGCACATTTGGGATGGTGCTATTGTTAGTGACCAAGTGGTAACACAGTCTATTTTTGAGTTACGGAAAATATTAAAAGATGGACGTGTTGATTGCGAGCGATTTATTGCTACTGTGCCAAAACGTGGATATCGATTGGTCGCAGATACGGTAGAACTAACCTGTGATGATGCCCGTAAATTAATAACTGAAAGCAAAAATGCAGACGAGATTGTTGATGATGAAAAAACGACAGATATAGATACTGAGCTAGATTACGAACAAGCTATTACTGTATTTCCCGCAGGGCCATTAACACGCGCCGTCACCCATATTTCTAAACATGCAGCAGCAGAAGAAGCAAAGTCAGATACTAAGCTTACTTTCTTACAGCGCTATAAATTACAGCTATTTGACAGTTTCTTATTGTCAGTATTAATTTGTATTATTGTTCTTTGTACCTACGTGCAAGCTAAGCCCGAAATAACGCGATCGTTAGATACGCAAGTTATTGAATTCAGCTATTGTGCAAGTCAGAAATCAGATAAGACGAGTGAATATCTTGCTGATGGTATTAGCCAAAAATTAATGAATGATGTATTAACTCTCAGTAATTATCGTGTGCAGTTAAAGAAAACTGATTTCACAACGGGTATTTTACCGGGAAAATTAGTGAGTGTCAGGATCGATAAGCAACTGGGCTTGTCATATTTAGATATTAATTATCGTAACAATGCATCCAATCGGATTATATTTAGTAAGCAATACTTAATATCAGGAGATGAAATGTATGACAGTTTACAGAAAGCATCATCTGATCTCATGGTCGCATTAAGAATTAACCCGACGCCCAAACAACTTGATTATGTCATGAAGGACTTACCTGAAGATCAAGATTTGTTAACCAAATTAATCATTGCTAATCATTATACTAACCAAGTAGACCCTAAATTATTTATGCAGGGAATTGATTTGTTTGAAGATATCTTATCTGTTGAGCCAACTAATGGATTAGTACTTGCTGAGCGTTACATTGCTTATAACGTCTTGTCATCATTATCGTTATCTGATGAGTTTGTAAATGAGATTAAACGCTCGAGTGCAGACTTATTAGAAAATAATAGTTATGAAGGTAATAAGGTATTGGCCGCGAGAGAATATGAAGCGTTGGCATTACAAGCCTTATTACAAGGCCATGAGCTTAAAGCAAATAACTTGATTACATTGGCGGGAAAAAGTCGCCGTTCTTCGATATATTATATTATCGTTGGCAAATTAGCTGAGTTAACTGGCAACCTTGATAGTGCTGGAGATGCTTATACCCAGGCATTTTACATTGATACTTCTATCGAAACTTACCAATTAAGTTCCAACCTGGCATTTCATAGTAATCTTGAGAGAATGGCTATTTTTATGTACCGAGCAATGAATTCTAGGGCAATCAAACTGGTATAA
- the cadB gene encoding cadaverine/lysine antiporter → MSSNTKKIGLIACTGVVAGNMMGSGIALLPSSLAAVGSVSIFSWIICLVGALSLAFVFARLSTKDPQEGGPIGYAGDVAPVLGFQTGVLYYHANWIGNLAIAITGVSYLSVFFPILSSPIPAAIATIASVWIFTFINLLGGTWVSRLCTLGLVLILIPVIGTATVGWTHFDPAVYSQNWNVASGSDSSAIISAVLICLWSFVGVESAAVSSGMVKNPKRTVPLATMLGTTLAGVIYILSTQVIAGMFPAAEVAASGAPFALATTSIFGSWSAPFVAAFTALACFTSLGSWMMLVGEAGKRAAADGNFPAVYGETDKSGVAKKGLVLASIKMTFLMAFITMFSGSSNTGDLFNQLTTIAVLLTMLPYFYSSVNLIRLESMTTRNIFVMLFSGIACVFCLIALAGAESSALTGTFLVSLIILVFYGKKKGLSQTEPTVIAASA, encoded by the coding sequence ATGTCATCTAATACAAAAAAAATTGGCTTAATTGCCTGTACTGGTGTTGTTGCCGGCAACATGATGGGCAGTGGTATTGCATTGTTACCGTCTTCTTTAGCGGCTGTCGGTTCGGTATCTATATTTAGCTGGATAATCTGTTTGGTTGGTGCGCTAAGTTTAGCCTTTGTATTTGCGCGTTTATCGACGAAAGATCCGCAAGAAGGTGGCCCGATTGGTTACGCTGGTGATGTTGCACCTGTACTTGGCTTCCAAACGGGGGTGCTTTATTACCACGCAAACTGGATTGGTAATTTAGCCATTGCTATTACAGGTGTTTCTTATCTTTCCGTATTCTTCCCTATTTTATCAAGTCCAATTCCAGCAGCTATCGCAACCATAGCATCGGTATGGATATTCACGTTCATCAACTTACTCGGTGGTACTTGGGTTAGCCGTTTATGTACATTAGGTCTTGTGCTTATTCTTATCCCTGTTATCGGTACTGCTACAGTCGGTTGGACGCATTTTGATCCTGCGGTTTACAGCCAGAATTGGAATGTTGCATCCGGTAGTGATTCAAGTGCAATTATTAGTGCTGTGCTTATTTGCTTATGGTCATTTGTTGGTGTTGAATCTGCTGCTGTTTCTTCTGGCATGGTTAAAAACCCGAAACGCACAGTGCCATTAGCAACAATGCTTGGTACGACGTTAGCAGGCGTTATCTATATCTTATCTACACAAGTAATTGCGGGCATGTTCCCTGCTGCTGAAGTGGCTGCTTCTGGTGCACCTTTTGCCCTTGCTACTACATCTATTTTTGGTAGCTGGTCTGCCCCATTTGTTGCTGCATTTACTGCACTTGCTTGTTTCACATCTCTAGGTTCATGGATGATGTTGGTTGGTGAAGCTGGTAAACGTGCTGCTGCTGATGGTAATTTCCCTGCGGTTTATGGTGAAACTGACAAATCTGGCGTGGCTAAAAAGGGCTTAGTTTTAGCATCAATTAAGATGACGTTTTTGATGGCGTTCATCACTATGTTTAGTGGTTCATCAAATACCGGCGACTTATTTAATCAGCTTACTACAATTGCCGTGCTACTCACCATGCTGCCTTACTTCTACTCAAGCGTTAACTTAATCCGTCTAGAAAGTATGACTACACGTAATATCTTCGTGATGTTGTTCTCGGGTATTGCTTGTGTATTTTGCTTAATCGCCCTTGCCGGTGCAGAAAGCTCTGCATTAACAGGAACCTTCCTTGTCTCGCTAATCATCCTTGTTTTCTACGGCAAGAAGAAAGGTCTTTCTCAAACCGAGCCTACTGTAATCGCTGCAAGTGCTTAA
- the cadA gene encoding lysine decarboxylase, with product MNIIAILNHMGVFFKEEPIRQLHASLEKAGYQVVYPVNDKDLIKMIEMNPRICGAIFDWDKYPLTLCEQINALNEKLPVFAFANEQSALDVSLTELRLNVSFFEYALGMSDDIALKINQAIDKYKGELMPPFTKALFNYVEEGKYTFCTPGHMGGTAFQRSPAGSIFYDFYGPNAFKADVSVSMPELGSLLDHSGPHQEAEEFIAKTFNADHSYIVTNGTSTANKIVGMFSAPSGSTVLIDRNCHKSLTHLLMMSDITPIYFRPTRNAYGILGGIPQSEFSRDVIATKVAATPNAVMPNYAVVTNSTYDGLLYNTQYIKETLDTKFIHFDSAWVPYTNFNHIYEGKCGMSGEAMPGKVFYETQSTHKLLAAFSQSSMIHIKGDIDKETFNEAYMMHTSTSPQYSIVASTETAAAMMRGNTGKKLMQDSIDRAIRFRKEVKRLEKETEGWFFDVWQPEDIETTECWNLDPQDTWHGFKDIDADHMYLDPIKVTLLTPGMDGDYLAETGIPASLVAKFLDERGVVVEKTGPYNLLFLFSIGIDKAKSLALLRALTEFKRGFDLNLTVKNFIPTLYAEDPKFYEDMHIQDLAQGIHDMMKKFKLPELMFKAFDVLPELKITPNAAWQQELRGHTEEVKLEEMVNRVNANMILPYPPGVPLVLPGEMITETSRPVLDFLEMLCEIGTEFPGFETDIHGLYHQADGSYTVKVLKQD from the coding sequence ATGAACATTATTGCTATCTTAAATCACATGGGCGTGTTCTTTAAAGAAGAACCTATTCGTCAATTACATGCTTCTTTAGAAAAAGCCGGTTACCAAGTTGTTTATCCTGTAAATGACAAAGACCTGATCAAAATGATCGAAATGAATCCACGTATCTGTGGCGCTATCTTTGATTGGGATAAATACCCGCTAACCCTTTGTGAACAAATTAATGCGTTAAACGAAAAACTACCTGTATTCGCATTTGCTAATGAACAATCAGCACTTGATGTATCGTTAACTGAGCTACGTTTGAATGTTTCGTTCTTCGAATATGCGCTTGGTATGAGTGATGATATCGCATTGAAAATTAACCAAGCGATTGACAAGTACAAAGGCGAACTAATGCCTCCGTTCACGAAAGCACTGTTTAATTATGTTGAAGAAGGTAAATATACTTTCTGTACCCCAGGCCACATGGGCGGTACCGCGTTTCAACGTAGCCCTGCAGGTAGCATTTTCTATGACTTCTATGGTCCAAACGCATTTAAAGCTGACGTATCAGTGTCGATGCCAGAGCTTGGTTCATTACTCGATCATTCAGGGCCACACCAAGAAGCTGAAGAGTTCATTGCAAAAACTTTTAACGCCGATCACTCTTATATTGTGACTAACGGTACATCGACTGCAAACAAGATCGTCGGTATGTTCTCTGCGCCATCTGGTAGCACTGTGCTTATCGATCGTAACTGCCATAAATCACTGACTCACTTATTAATGATGAGTGACATTACGCCAATCTACTTCCGTCCTACACGTAATGCGTACGGTATCCTCGGTGGTATTCCACAAAGTGAATTCAGTCGTGACGTGATTGCTACGAAAGTAGCGGCGACACCAAATGCAGTGATGCCAAATTATGCCGTAGTCACGAATTCTACTTATGATGGTCTGTTATATAACACTCAATATATTAAAGAGACATTGGATACTAAGTTCATCCACTTTGACAGTGCTTGGGTTCCTTACACTAACTTCAATCATATTTACGAAGGTAAGTGCGGCATGAGTGGTGAAGCGATGCCTGGTAAAGTGTTCTATGAAACACAGTCTACCCATAAACTATTAGCAGCATTCTCACAATCATCGATGATCCACATTAAAGGCGACATTGATAAAGAAACATTTAATGAAGCGTATATGATGCACACTTCAACGTCGCCACAATATTCTATTGTAGCGTCAACTGAAACTGCAGCAGCGATGATGCGTGGCAATACCGGTAAGAAGCTAATGCAAGATTCGATTGATCGCGCTATTCGTTTCCGTAAAGAAGTTAAACGCCTTGAAAAAGAAACTGAAGGCTGGTTTTTTGATGTATGGCAGCCTGAAGATATTGAAACAACTGAATGTTGGAATCTAGATCCCCAAGACACTTGGCACGGCTTTAAAGATATCGACGCTGACCATATGTACCTAGATCCAATTAAAGTAACCTTGTTAACTCCGGGGATGGACGGTGACTACTTAGCTGAAACTGGTATTCCTGCGTCATTAGTGGCTAAATTCTTAGATGAACGTGGCGTTGTGGTAGAAAAAACAGGACCATATAACCTGTTATTCCTATTCTCAATTGGTATCGATAAAGCGAAATCATTGGCATTATTGCGTGCATTGACTGAGTTCAAGCGTGGTTTCGATCTAAACTTAACGGTGAAAAACTTTATCCCTACGCTATACGCTGAAGATCCTAAATTCTATGAAGACATGCATATCCAAGACTTAGCTCAAGGTATTCATGACATGATGAAGAAATTCAAATTGCCAGAGTTAATGTTTAAAGCGTTTGATGTATTGCCTGAACTTAAAATAACGCCAAACGCAGCATGGCAACAAGAGTTACGTGGCCATACTGAAGAAGTGAAGCTAGAAGAAATGGTTAATCGTGTTAATGCGAATATGATCCTGCCTTATCCTCCAGGTGTGCCACTTGTATTACCTGGTGAGATGATCACTGAAACATCACGTCCCGTATTAGACTTCTTGGAAATGCTGTGTGAAATTGGTACCGAATTCCCTGGTTTTGAAACAGATATTCACGGTTTATACCACCAGGCTGATGGTAGCTATACTGTGAAGGTTTTAAAGCAAGATTAA
- the pdxY gene encoding pyridoxal kinase PdxY yields the protein MKSILSIQSHVVFGCAGNSAVVFPMRRMGIEVWPINTVQFSNHTQYKQGWQGMVMPVDQIKSLVDGLINIDCLSSCDAVLSGYLGSATQGKEVLYAVEQAKQHNADALYFCDPVMGHPEKGCIVVPEVMDFFKYHALPKADVIAPNLLELETLTDMKIDNIEQVKQACSMLLDQGVKIVLVKHLSKAGITASQFEMLLATADGYYHITRPLYDFVSQPVGVGDLISGVMLANLLAAHNPVTAFELTNAAVDAVLEATFKQGSYELQLIAAQDLIALPEVKVNATTL from the coding sequence ATGAAATCTATCTTGTCTATTCAATCTCATGTTGTATTTGGCTGTGCGGGTAATAGTGCAGTCGTTTTTCCAATGCGTAGAATGGGGATTGAAGTGTGGCCGATTAATACGGTACAGTTTTCGAATCACACCCAGTATAAGCAAGGGTGGCAAGGAATGGTAATGCCGGTTGATCAAATTAAGAGTCTCGTTGATGGTTTAATCAATATTGACTGCTTATCAAGTTGTGACGCTGTACTAAGTGGCTACCTCGGTTCAGCGACACAAGGCAAGGAAGTGCTTTATGCAGTAGAGCAAGCTAAACAGCATAATGCTGATGCTTTATACTTTTGTGATCCGGTCATGGGGCATCCTGAAAAGGGCTGTATTGTCGTACCTGAAGTCATGGATTTTTTCAAATATCACGCATTGCCAAAAGCTGATGTGATCGCGCCAAATCTACTTGAATTAGAAACACTGACCGATATGAAAATAGATAATATAGAACAGGTAAAACAAGCATGTTCTATGTTGCTAGATCAAGGTGTTAAAATTGTATTGGTTAAGCATTTGAGTAAAGCGGGTATAACGGCAAGTCAGTTTGAAATGCTATTAGCTACGGCTGATGGCTACTATCATATTACCCGTCCCTTGTATGATTTTGTCAGCCAACCTGTAGGTGTCGGTGATTTGATTAGTGGCGTGATGCTTGCTAATTTATTAGCTGCTCATAATCCAGTGACAGCGTTTGAATTGACGAATGCGGCTGTTGATGCGGTATTGGAAGCGACCTTTAAGCAAGGCAGTTATGAACTGCAACTTATTGCCGCGCAAGACTTAATTGCTCTTCCTGAGGTGAAAGTTAACGCGACAACGTTATAG
- the lysS gene encoding lysine--tRNA ligase, whose amino-acid sequence MSETIQNPEIDFQSEVEQRRQKLADLRSKGNAFPNSFRRDAISNELLNKYDDNSADELNNLQVTVKVAGRIMTRRIMGKASFVTLQDMGGKIQLYVSRDNLPENFYNEQFKKWDIGDIVGAEGTLFKTKTGELTINLTNIELLTKALRPLPNKFHGLAEQETRYRQRYLDLIANEEARNTFTVRSQVITGIRNLLSKNGFMEVETPMMQVIPGGASARPFITRHNALDMDMYLRVSPELYLKRLVVGGFERVFEINRNFRNEGISTRHNPEFTMLEFYMAYADYNDLMALTEEMLRTLALDILGTPMVPYGDLTFDFGQPFAKIGMKDSVLRYNPEIRAEQLATLSAATELADSLNIRIDASWGIGRVITEIFEETVEEKLIQPTFITEYPAEVSPLARRNDDDPLITDRFEFFIGGREIANGFSELNDAEDQDARFKEQVQQKEAGDDEAMFYDEDYVTALEHGLPPTAGQGIGIDRLVMLFTNSHTIRDVILFPTLRPQNK is encoded by the coding sequence ATGTCGGAAACCATTCAAAACCCAGAAATCGATTTTCAAAGTGAAGTTGAACAACGTCGTCAAAAATTGGCAGATTTACGTAGCAAAGGCAATGCTTTTCCTAATAGCTTTCGCCGCGATGCGATCTCAAATGAGCTATTAAATAAATACGATGATAACAGTGCTGATGAGTTAAATAACTTACAAGTTACAGTAAAAGTAGCTGGCCGAATTATGACACGTCGAATTATGGGTAAAGCCAGTTTTGTAACGCTACAAGACATGGGTGGTAAGATCCAATTATATGTAAGCCGCGATAATCTGCCAGAAAATTTCTATAACGAGCAGTTTAAAAAGTGGGATATTGGCGACATTGTTGGCGCTGAAGGTACTTTATTTAAGACCAAAACGGGTGAGTTAACGATTAACTTAACCAATATCGAATTGCTGACAAAAGCGCTACGCCCTCTGCCAAACAAGTTTCACGGTTTAGCAGAACAAGAAACCCGTTATCGTCAACGCTATTTAGACTTGATCGCCAATGAAGAAGCGCGTAATACTTTTACAGTGCGCTCGCAAGTCATTACTGGCATTCGTAATCTGTTAAGCAAAAATGGCTTTATGGAAGTGGAAACTCCGATGATGCAAGTGATCCCTGGTGGAGCCTCTGCACGTCCATTCATAACCCGACATAATGCACTCGATATGGATATGTATTTACGTGTATCACCAGAACTGTATCTAAAAAGGTTAGTCGTTGGCGGTTTTGAACGCGTATTTGAAATTAATCGAAATTTCCGTAATGAAGGTATTTCAACCCGTCATAATCCAGAATTTACCATGCTTGAATTCTATATGGCTTATGCCGATTACAATGACTTAATGGCGCTGACAGAAGAAATGTTACGTACCTTAGCCCTTGATATTCTGGGCACGCCAATGGTGCCTTATGGCGACTTAACGTTTGATTTTGGACAGCCTTTTGCAAAAATAGGTATGAAGGATTCGGTATTAAGATACAATCCTGAGATCCGTGCTGAACAGCTGGCAACATTATCAGCTGCAACTGAATTAGCAGATAGTCTGAATATTCGTATTGATGCAAGCTGGGGCATTGGCCGCGTGATCACCGAGATATTTGAAGAAACAGTTGAAGAGAAATTAATTCAACCGACCTTTATTACAGAATATCCAGCAGAGGTATCACCGCTAGCACGTCGTAATGATGATGATCCGCTCATCACTGATCGTTTTGAGTTCTTTATTGGTGGTCGTGAGATTGCCAACGGTTTCTCTGAATTAAATGATGCAGAAGACCAAGACGCGCGCTTCAAAGAACAGGTACAACAAAAAGAAGCAGGTGATGATGAAGCCATGTTCTATGATGAAGATTATGTCACCGCACTTGAACATGGCTTACCACCAACAGCAGGTCAAGGGATTGGCATTGATCGCTTAGTGATGCTATTCACTAATAGCCACACGATCCGTGACGTGATCTTATTCCCGACATTACGCCCACAAAATAAATAG
- a CDS encoding SMR family transporter, giving the protein MNNAELIHIVFLCFSILLDITANYFLKLSDGFKNKLPGVFAIALVAMAFISLGQAVQSIQLSIAYATWGAGGIVGTLLVDKYMFGETIGRRSQIGVPLLISGIVVLQFSH; this is encoded by the coding sequence ATGAATAATGCAGAACTCATACACATCGTATTCTTGTGTTTTTCCATATTGTTAGATATTACCGCCAATTACTTTTTAAAATTATCAGATGGTTTTAAAAATAAACTACCAGGCGTATTTGCAATTGCATTGGTTGCAATGGCCTTTATCAGTCTAGGTCAAGCGGTGCAGTCAATCCAACTATCGATTGCCTATGCGACTTGGGGTGCTGGCGGTATTGTAGGCACCCTATTGGTCGATAAGTATATGTTTGGCGAAACGATAGGACGTCGTAGCCAAATAGGCGTACCACTGTTAATTTCAGGCATTGTGGTACTGCAATTTTCACACTAA
- a CDS encoding multidrug efflux SMR transporter, with protein MYHSMMLFFAIVAEVAGTISMRYSAENNPVTGTVAMIILIGISYFLLSKAIQKIPLGVAYAIWEGVGILLITVISNYLFDEMITPAKIFGVGLIVAGLIFINTDEGHDDE; from the coding sequence ATGTATCACAGCATGATGCTGTTTTTCGCCATTGTAGCTGAAGTCGCAGGCACCATTTCCATGCGCTATTCAGCTGAGAACAACCCCGTAACAGGTACAGTAGCGATGATTATATTAATAGGGATATCCTATTTTTTATTATCTAAAGCAATCCAAAAAATTCCTTTAGGAGTGGCTTACGCAATTTGGGAAGGGGTTGGGATCTTACTCATCACAGTCATTAGTAATTACCTGTTTGATGAAATGATCACTCCCGCTAAAATTTTCGGTGTTGGTTTGATCGTCGCTGGACTTATCTTTATTAACACAGATGAAGGACATGATGATGAATAA
- a CDS encoding LysR family transcriptional regulator, translating into MRLIQIEMFLLAVKTGSISEAAIQLGKSRSTVSAALLALEDELGVNLLLRSGNKIELSHIGENIVADCQRIYHLSQGVHAKCAHHLAGAESALRIARDDALPEKFWNQLISQLEKKFPQTSLSMYAAPTPELIAYVENNKVDIAYGMISDTHDYQRHVRSELGQLRMMAVAAAAHPLHTIGNRLTSNDLALYTEVVLAYMDDLLTVEASISHRYIGLTFYEYLRDAVCNGVGWAKVPAPLITDQLRNETLKVLRYKKSMSWEIYGEITGVDFCRGAVTDWIAEQIEHYLITESH; encoded by the coding sequence ATGAGATTAATACAAATAGAGATGTTTCTATTGGCGGTTAAAACTGGGTCGATTTCTGAAGCGGCTATACAGCTTGGTAAAAGCCGCTCTACAGTTAGCGCAGCACTGCTTGCACTTGAAGATGAGTTAGGTGTGAACTTGCTATTACGCAGTGGTAATAAAATTGAATTAAGCCATATAGGTGAAAATATCGTTGCTGACTGTCAGCGTATATATCACCTTTCCCAGGGAGTGCATGCAAAATGCGCTCATCATTTGGCTGGTGCAGAGTCGGCATTACGTATTGCGCGAGATGATGCTTTACCGGAGAAATTCTGGAACCAATTGATTAGCCAATTAGAAAAGAAATTTCCACAAACTTCTTTATCTATGTATGCCGCACCAACACCGGAATTAATCGCTTATGTGGAAAATAACAAAGTTGATATTGCTTACGGCATGATCTCGGATACTCATGATTATCAGCGACATGTACGTAGTGAGTTGGGTCAGCTTAGAATGATGGCGGTCGCCGCCGCTGCTCACCCATTACATACAATTGGTAATCGCTTGACCAGTAATGATTTAGCCTTATATACCGAGGTTGTTCTAGCCTATATGGATGACTTATTAACCGTTGAGGCGTCGATTAGTCACCGTTATATCGGTTTAACGTTTTATGAGTATTTACGTGATGCGGTATGTAATGGTGTTGGCTGGGCTAAGGTACCGGCGCCTTTGATTACTGATCAACTTAGAAATGAAACACTTAAAGTACTTCGTTATAAAAAATCGATGAGTTGGGAGATTTATGGTGAAATTACAGGTGTCGATTTCTGTCGTGGCGCGGTGACAGATTGGATTGCAGAGCAAATTGAGCACTACTTGATTACTGAGTCACACTAA
- a CDS encoding Yip1 family protein, giving the protein MLVKHLWGLYVQPKDEWIDIDTHHESLLSVVVSLLFFALIPAMSAWYTATVTGWKLGVGETTYLSSSSATIMAVAMIIVSITLVATFAIFVQWMAGNFGSSSSFTQALELTTYTAAPIFITGIAALIPVAWVIMIALLVGVAFSVRALYTGVPVIMHITEERGFIYASSLLTVGLVLFVASMGFTVVMWSFGLGPQFVI; this is encoded by the coding sequence ATGTTAGTAAAACACTTATGGGGTTTATACGTACAGCCCAAGGACGAATGGATTGATATTGATACCCACCATGAGTCTTTATTATCCGTCGTTGTAAGTCTGTTATTTTTTGCTTTAATTCCGGCTATGTCCGCCTGGTATACCGCAACAGTGACAGGTTGGAAGCTTGGTGTTGGGGAAACAACTTATTTATCTTCTTCAAGTGCGACGATCATGGCTGTAGCTATGATAATTGTCAGTATCACGTTGGTCGCTACATTTGCCATTTTTGTACAATGGATGGCGGGTAACTTTGGTTCATCATCGAGCTTTACTCAAGCGTTAGAATTAACGACATATACCGCAGCACCGATCTTCATTACGGGGATTGCTGCTCTGATCCCTGTTGCTTGGGTGATCATGATTGCGTTATTAGTTGGTGTCGCATTTTCGGTGCGTGCTCTTTACACTGGTGTGCCAGTGATTATGCACATTACTGAAGAACGGGGATTCATTTATGCCTCGTCGTTACTGACCGTTGGACTGGTGTTATTTGTTGCGTCTATGGGCTTTACTGTCGTGATGTGGAGCTTTGGATTAGGTCCACAATTTGTAATTTAA